In the genome of Nocardioides seonyuensis, one region contains:
- a CDS encoding UDP-N-acetylmuramoyl-tripeptide--D-alanyl-D-alanine ligase, translating into MTVHALTGSQGKTGVKDFLAALLEAHGPTVATAGNFNNELGVPLTVLRATEETRHLVVEMGARGIGHVAYLCTVAPPDVAAVLNVGSAHVGEFGSVDAIARAKGEIVEALAPDGTAVLNALDPRVMAMADRTAARVVTWGPRPAAGSTPPTLAFDEVGSDDLGRHRMRLTWYGGGGVETASVNLCEIGQHQVHNASAAAAMALSAGLGLESIAASLGRARSRSRWRMEVRERADGLMVINDAYNANPESMRAALETLGAIGARTGRRTLAVLGEMYELGDEAGRGHRQVGHVAADVGVDVLVAVGAMTEETADAYLALDRGGEAVRTASRDEAVEWLRHNVSAADVVLVKASRGAALDILAEELLLAEQPPSEPIAHDQPDSEGTSNR; encoded by the coding sequence GTGACGGTGCACGCCCTCACCGGATCGCAGGGCAAGACCGGCGTCAAGGACTTCCTCGCCGCGCTCCTCGAGGCGCACGGACCGACGGTCGCGACCGCCGGCAACTTCAACAACGAGCTGGGCGTCCCACTGACCGTGCTGCGAGCCACGGAGGAGACCCGCCACCTCGTCGTCGAGATGGGTGCGCGCGGGATCGGTCACGTCGCCTATCTGTGCACGGTCGCACCCCCCGACGTCGCGGCGGTCCTCAACGTCGGAAGCGCACACGTGGGTGAGTTCGGCAGCGTGGACGCGATCGCCCGGGCCAAGGGCGAGATCGTCGAGGCGCTCGCGCCCGACGGCACCGCAGTGCTCAACGCCCTGGACCCGCGCGTCATGGCGATGGCCGACCGCACGGCCGCCCGGGTCGTCACCTGGGGACCCCGTCCCGCCGCGGGCTCGACCCCGCCCACGCTGGCCTTCGACGAGGTCGGCTCCGACGACCTGGGCCGCCACCGGATGCGTCTCACCTGGTACGGCGGGGGCGGCGTGGAGACGGCCTCGGTGAACCTGTGCGAGATCGGCCAGCACCAGGTCCACAACGCCAGCGCCGCCGCTGCGATGGCTCTCTCTGCAGGCCTCGGACTCGAGAGCATCGCCGCGTCGCTGGGTCGGGCGCGCAGCCGATCGAGATGGCGGATGGAGGTCCGCGAGCGCGCCGACGGGCTGATGGTCATCAACGACGCCTACAACGCGAACCCCGAGTCGATGCGAGCCGCGCTGGAGACCCTCGGCGCCATCGGAGCCCGCACCGGGCGCCGTACCCTCGCCGTCCTGGGAGAGATGTACGAGCTCGGTGACGAGGCCGGGCGAGGGCACCGCCAGGTCGGGCACGTCGCTGCCGACGTGGGGGTCGACGTCCTGGTCGCGGTGGGAGCCATGACCGAGGAGACAGCCGACGCCTACCTGGCACTCGATCGCGGCGGTGAAGCGGTGAGGACGGCGAGCCGTGACGAGGCCGTCGAGTGGCTGAGACACAATGTGTCGGCTGCTGATGTCGTCCTGGTCAAGGCCTCGCGCGGGGCAGCCCTCGACATCCTGGCCGAGGAGCTCCTCCTGGCAGAACAGCCGCCGAGCGAGCCGATCGCGCACGACCAACCTGACTCCGAAGGGACCAGCAACCGATGA
- the murD gene encoding UDP-N-acetylmuramoyl-L-alanine--D-glutamate ligase: MGGRDRMSHPDPARPDPATLGRHDSWHGVRAVVAGFGVSGYAAADNLLFLGADVTALDETPTDAKVEQAELLQSLGARIRIEEGATATLPDDVDVLVTSPGWRPSAPLLAQATARGIPVWGEVELAWRLRDPAHAAPWLAVTGTNGKTTTVQMLHSILEAAGLRSAAVGNVGRPIVEAVMDPEPHDVFAVELSSFQLHYTHSMAAESAVVLNLAEDHLDWYDGDWLGGEPGMSRYAADKARIYAGVERACVYNLADPALEEMVREADVVEGARAIGFTLGMPGVGSLGVVEDLLVDRAFIEERATSAAELCSVDDLASPAPHFVANALAAAALARAHGVSQQAVREGLRAFRPDGHRIALVADRDGIAWVDDSKATNPHAAMSSLLAYDSVVWVAGGLAKGARFDELVLAVRERLRGVVLLGRDREVVAEALSRHAPDVPVIDTGEGETGAPMERVVDAAAGLARPGDTVLLAPGCASMDMFANYGARGDAFAAAVRRHLEP; the protein is encoded by the coding sequence ATGGGTGGCCGGGATCGGATGAGCCACCCAGATCCGGCTCGACCCGACCCGGCCACCCTCGGCCGCCACGACTCCTGGCACGGCGTGCGGGCCGTCGTCGCAGGCTTCGGCGTCTCCGGATACGCCGCGGCCGACAACCTCCTGTTCCTGGGTGCCGACGTCACCGCACTCGACGAGACGCCGACCGATGCGAAGGTCGAGCAGGCCGAGCTGCTGCAGAGCCTCGGTGCCCGCATCCGCATCGAGGAGGGCGCCACCGCCACGCTCCCCGACGACGTCGACGTCCTCGTCACCTCCCCGGGCTGGCGCCCCTCCGCGCCGCTGCTCGCCCAGGCGACAGCCCGCGGCATCCCGGTGTGGGGCGAGGTCGAGCTCGCCTGGCGGCTGCGCGACCCCGCGCACGCCGCACCCTGGCTCGCGGTCACCGGCACCAACGGCAAGACCACGACGGTGCAGATGCTCCACTCCATCCTGGAGGCTGCCGGGCTGCGCAGCGCCGCGGTGGGCAACGTCGGGCGCCCGATCGTCGAGGCGGTGATGGACCCCGAGCCCCACGACGTGTTCGCGGTCGAGCTGTCGAGCTTCCAGCTCCACTACACACACTCGATGGCGGCCGAGTCGGCCGTGGTCCTCAACCTCGCCGAGGACCACCTCGACTGGTACGACGGCGACTGGCTCGGCGGAGAGCCGGGCATGTCCCGCTATGCGGCCGACAAGGCCCGCATCTACGCAGGCGTCGAGCGGGCGTGCGTCTACAACCTCGCCGACCCGGCGCTCGAGGAGATGGTGCGTGAGGCCGACGTCGTCGAGGGTGCCCGGGCCATCGGGTTCACCCTGGGGATGCCGGGCGTCGGCAGCCTGGGGGTGGTGGAGGACCTCCTCGTGGACCGCGCCTTCATCGAGGAGCGCGCGACCAGCGCCGCCGAGCTCTGCTCCGTCGACGACCTCGCCTCACCGGCCCCCCACTTCGTGGCCAACGCCCTGGCAGCGGCCGCCCTCGCGCGAGCGCACGGAGTGAGCCAGCAGGCGGTGCGCGAGGGACTGCGGGCCTTCCGGCCCGACGGCCACCGCATCGCGCTCGTCGCCGACCGTGACGGCATCGCCTGGGTCGACGACTCCAAGGCGACCAACCCCCATGCCGCCATGTCCTCCCTGCTGGCCTACGACTCCGTCGTGTGGGTCGCCGGCGGCCTGGCCAAGGGCGCCCGCTTCGACGAGCTGGTGCTCGCGGTCCGCGAGCGGTTGCGGGGCGTCGTACTCCTCGGACGCGACCGCGAGGTGGTGGCCGAGGCTCTTTCGCGACACGCTCCGGATGTGCCCGTCATCGACACGGGCGAGGGTGAGACTGGTGCCCCGATGGAGCGCGTCGTCGACGCCGCGGCCGGTCTCGCCAGACCGGGCGACACGGTGCTGCTGGCGCCGGGATGCGCCTCCATGGACATGTTCGCCAACTACGGCGCACGCGGAGACGCGTTCGCCGCGGCGGTCCGCCGCCACCTGGAGCCCTGA
- the ftsW gene encoding putative lipid II flippase FtsW, which translates to MTTASPVEKARPALGDGLVARWRSVREALDKPLASYYLLLGSSLLLLTIGLIMVLSASSVRSFITYDDSYAVVKRQLMWVVLGLPAAFIASRMPLKHVRRLAYPGFLVALVLLALVAQFGVVVNGNKNWLAIGPAQIQPAEIAKLAIVLWAANIYAHKERRLKELHHILVPVVPGLLAVIALVLVGRDLGTALVLSAIMLGMLWVVGAPLRLFGLSLSILGVGATFLATLDTERLARITHFTDPFKDYHDAGWQPAHGLYALSTGGWFGQGIGASTQKWGDLPEAHTDYIFAVLGEELGLAGTLLVVALFFTIAYAAIRVAMTTDDPFVRYATFGIVVWLLGQAMINLGMVLALLPVIGIPLPLVSYGGSALLPSLVALGLVIGFARREPEAAAALAARRRRGSTGLSASPRR; encoded by the coding sequence ATGACCACCGCGAGCCCCGTCGAGAAGGCGCGCCCCGCGCTGGGCGACGGGCTCGTGGCCCGGTGGCGGTCGGTGCGCGAGGCGCTCGACAAGCCCCTGGCGTCCTACTACCTGCTGCTCGGGTCGAGCCTGCTGCTGCTGACCATCGGCCTGATCATGGTGCTGAGCGCCTCGAGCGTGCGGTCGTTCATCACCTACGACGACTCCTACGCCGTGGTCAAGCGCCAGCTGATGTGGGTGGTCCTCGGCCTTCCCGCCGCGTTCATCGCGTCGCGGATGCCGCTCAAGCACGTGCGTCGCCTGGCCTATCCCGGGTTCCTGGTCGCCCTCGTGCTGCTGGCACTCGTCGCGCAGTTCGGCGTAGTCGTCAACGGCAACAAGAACTGGCTCGCGATCGGACCCGCGCAGATCCAGCCGGCCGAGATCGCCAAGCTCGCCATCGTGCTGTGGGCGGCCAACATCTACGCCCACAAGGAGCGTCGCCTCAAGGAGCTCCACCACATCCTGGTGCCGGTGGTGCCCGGGCTGCTCGCCGTCATCGCGCTCGTGCTCGTCGGTCGCGACCTCGGGACCGCGCTGGTGCTCTCCGCGATCATGCTGGGCATGCTCTGGGTCGTGGGGGCGCCTCTGCGGCTGTTCGGGCTCAGCCTGTCCATCCTCGGGGTCGGGGCGACGTTCCTCGCCACGCTCGACACCGAGCGGCTCGCGCGCATCACCCACTTCACCGATCCCTTCAAGGACTACCACGACGCGGGCTGGCAGCCCGCCCACGGGCTCTACGCGCTGTCGACCGGCGGATGGTTCGGCCAGGGCATCGGTGCCTCGACGCAGAAGTGGGGAGACCTGCCGGAGGCCCACACCGACTACATCTTCGCCGTCCTCGGTGAGGAGCTGGGCCTGGCGGGCACGCTCCTGGTGGTCGCCCTGTTCTTCACGATCGCGTATGCCGCGATCCGGGTCGCCATGACGACCGACGACCCGTTCGTGCGGTACGCCACCTTCGGCATCGTCGTGTGGTTGCTGGGCCAGGCGATGATCAACCTCGGCATGGTGCTGGCGCTGCTGCCCGTGATCGGCATCCCGCTGCCGCTCGTCTCCTACGGCGGCTCCGCGCTGCTGCCGTCCCTCGTGGCACTCGGCCTGGTCATCGGCTTCGCCCGGAGGGAGCCGGAGGCGGCCGCGGCCCTGGCAGCGCGGCGCCGTCGGGGCTCCACCGGTCTGTCCGCATCGCCGCGCCGATAG
- the mraY gene encoding phospho-N-acetylmuramoyl-pentapeptide-transferase — MRAILFGGGFSLLISLLGTRYAIRVLSGRGYGQEIRDDGPTTHHTKRGTPTMGGIVIILATVFGYVMAKLITGQAPTASALLLLFLFMGLGLVGFLDDFIKISRQRNLGLRSRAKMIGQTLVAVVFGVLALSPVLEDERGWRPASHHISFIRDYEGFALPTVLVIVLIWLIVTGTSNAVNLTDGLDGLATGASILVFAAYTLVNIWQNSQSCALEAGAKCYEVRDPLDLAVVAAAITGACFGFLWWNASPAQIFMGDTGSLALGGAMAGFAIMTRTELLLLIIGGLFVVITLSVMVQVSVFKISRASGLFRSVFRVQPGHRVFRMAPLQHHFEMLGWEQVTVVIRFWIITGLSVAIGLGIFYAEWVAGIG, encoded by the coding sequence ATGAGAGCCATCCTGTTCGGTGGGGGGTTCTCGCTGCTGATCTCCCTCCTCGGCACCCGCTACGCCATCCGGGTGCTCTCGGGCAGGGGCTACGGCCAGGAGATCCGCGACGACGGTCCGACGACCCACCACACCAAGCGGGGCACCCCGACGATGGGCGGGATCGTGATCATCCTGGCCACGGTGTTCGGCTACGTCATGGCGAAGCTCATCACCGGCCAGGCCCCCACGGCGTCCGCGCTGCTCCTGCTGTTCCTGTTCATGGGGCTGGGCCTGGTGGGCTTCCTCGACGACTTCATCAAGATCAGCCGCCAGCGCAACCTCGGCCTGCGCAGTCGCGCCAAGATGATCGGCCAGACGCTGGTCGCCGTCGTGTTCGGGGTCCTCGCGCTCTCACCCGTCCTGGAGGACGAGCGGGGCTGGCGCCCGGCGTCCCACCACATCTCCTTCATCCGCGACTACGAGGGCTTCGCCCTGCCGACCGTCCTCGTGATCGTGCTGATCTGGCTCATCGTCACCGGCACCTCCAACGCCGTGAACCTCACCGACGGGCTCGACGGCCTGGCCACGGGCGCGAGCATCCTGGTCTTCGCGGCCTACACGCTGGTCAACATCTGGCAGAACAGCCAGTCGTGCGCCCTCGAGGCGGGCGCCAAGTGCTACGAGGTGCGAGACCCCCTCGACCTCGCCGTCGTCGCAGCCGCCATCACCGGGGCCTGCTTCGGCTTCTTGTGGTGGAACGCCTCCCCGGCCCAGATCTTCATGGGCGACACCGGCTCCCTCGCCCTCGGCGGCGCGATGGCGGGGTTCGCGATCATGACGCGCACCGAGCTGCTCCTGCTGATCATCGGCGGCCTCTTCGTCGTCATCACGCTGTCGGTGATGGTCCAGGTGTCGGTGTTCAAGATCAGTCGCGCCAGCGGTCTCTTCCGCTCGGTGTTCCGTGTGCAGCCCGGGCACCGCGTGTTCCGGATGGCGCCGCTCCAGCACCACTTCGAGATGCTCGGCTGGGAGCAGGTGACCGTCGTGATCCGGTTCTGGATCATCACCGGCCTGTCCGTCGCGATCGGCCTGGGCATCTTCTACGCCGAATGGGTGGCCGGGATCGGATGA